The DNA region TGTAGTTGTCGTGCGCTCACTATTACTCACTTTAATCCCGGCGTTACTTCGCAGGCTGCAGCTCAAACCGAGGGGGAAGGCGGCTTGTCCGCGCGTCTGCAGCGATGCTGACCGGGCTCTCGACTCATACCGGAGCTGGATGTAAAAAGACTCTCAGGGACTTATAAAACTAAAACCCGCCTCTTGTTTTAGGAGAGCGTGAAGGTGCTGCGGCTGACTCTGCCGAATGACCTTCCGGGCGACAGGCGCGAGCAGGCGAAGCAAAAGGTAGGTCTCCCCCATGGCTCGGTGTGGAGTTGAAAATACAAGTTTGTGAGTTAACTTAGGGAGGGGGGAATGGGCATTTGGTGGAGGATCCGTCGCTTTACACCTCGTGAACTAGAAAACTCACCTCCTGGTCTGTTAAACATTTCGGTGCCGGTTCCTGGGACTGTGCTCAGCACTGCGTTCCTCTGCGAAAGCGCACGATGCTCATTTGACTGGAGCCGGGCGAACCGTTCCAGCCAGTCTCGCCTCCCTGAAAGCCCTGCTGCTTCTGTCTCTTGCAGCCGGTGGGAAAAGCCTTCGCCATGGTGGCCAACAGATCCAGCAACGGTCACTCCCTGGCCTCCGAGTGCATCAAATCCAACGATGGCGATGAGGAGATAATCAAGGTACGGTCCCTGGCTCCCCGGCTTTGTTGCGAAGCAGTCTTGTTTAATAGCTGGGGCTGGAAAAAAGGTTTTGTCTGAAGCTACACCAGCAAAAAGCTCCCCGGTTTAGCTCCTGaccgggcaggcaggaggctcgGTGCAGTGCTGCTGGCTGGCAGCACCAGCTCCGTGGGCTTCCCCGGCGCCGGGGGATGCAGCGTGACCTGGGGCAGCTGTGGTGGGTCtgcggggtgggggtccctgcgGAGCTGGGCTTGCTGCTGGCATTACTGGGCTGGCCGGAGTCGGGATGGCCTGACCCGCTGCCACCGTCTCTCCTGGGCAGGTTTATCTCAAGGCGCGGGCCGAGGGCAGCATGAACCACGAGGAGCACGTCAACCAGCTGAAAAGTGAAGTTCGTTACATTCAAGAGGTAGTTAACGTCCACGGGGGGCTCTGGCTTGCGCGCCGCTGCCTGAACCCGCGGGGGCTTGCGGCGAGGGTCCGGGGTGCTCTGCTTCCCCCGGGGACGTCCCGCGGGGTTTCACGTGGCGGGCAGCGATGCCCGCGCCGGCTGTGGCACTTGGGCCCCGGCTGAGCCCCAAGCACTCTGGCAAACTGGCAGCGGAGCTGAACTCTCCAGTTTGTTGACTTGCCTGTACAGGGCAGTAGTCTAATCAAGCGCCATAAATTAATTCAGCCTGACTAATTGCTCTGCTATATGGACTGAATTTGAAGAGAATTGCGTGATGACTTTCCCCCAAGGCTGTCCCCTGCATGCCTGGGTGCGGCACAACCGGAGCCTCTTGTTAAAAGGCAGTTTCTTTGGTATGTCTCATCTCCCAAAGTAAACTGGATGATGAGGCTCTTGGAAGATTAaccctttcctctgctgctggtggggatgTTATTTCTGCAGAGCTGGTTGCAAGGCATGGAAGCGGTTGCGTGCATGTTCTGGTCTGGGCAGcttggccttaaaaaaaaaaaaaaaaaaaaaaaaagaaaaagagaaaaaggggaaaaaaaaatattcaaatttgGGTTTGCTCTCACAGGGGAGTTtctttgctgggtgctggccccagggagcagcaaggggcAGATCTGGTAGGGCAGCCTCCAGATCTTTTACGTCATCCTTCTGACTCCTCTGCCAAAACGCATGTTTTTTGCCCCCCGAAAGAAAACAGCCTGTtcccgctgcctcctgcctgcaacCCAGACCTGCCTGGCTCCCGCCTGCCCAGGGCCGCAGCGCTCCGGGGCTGTTGCTCACCCAGACCTTATCTGGCAGCCACCTGGATGCTGCAGTTTTTGTGCGTGATCCTTCCCACTCCTGGGGCTTCGACTTCAGCTCTTCTGATCTGAGCTTTCCCGTAGCTCCCCGCAGCTCGGGTGGAAACAGGAGTCGGGTTTTAAAAGGGCCTCTTAGCAGTGGTTGAGCGGGACTTAGACCTTGTCTGGCCGCAAAGGCTGTACGTAGCCCTATCAGAATGGCTGAAGCAGCGTAACTGTGCAGTACGACTTAATCCTGCATGTGAAAACCAGAGAATAAGCTAAACCAGTAAGTCACAGTGGCAGTACCAGTCTGTCCGCATCCAGGAGAAGTGCCCTGCGCTAGGTCGTGGTGTCTGGATCCAGCTGGATCAAAGTCGCGGATCGCTGTCCCCGGGTTAAGGGCTCGACCGCTGACCCGGCAGCCGCACGTCGTGCTCTCGCCTTGTCccttgccctgctgctgcccggtCTCCAGCAAACTGCTTCGCCCCAGCGCCTCGGGCATCTAAAATCAAGGGTTAGGGATGAAGCCACGCTGTTAATGCTTTGagaaagcttttctttgaaaagcgTTGGGGCAGCGTTTGCTGTAAAAGCCTGTAAATCATTCCTCTGGCTCACTTGCTCTGACTAATTCGAGTAGCTGCAAGTCAAGACTGTACTTGTCGGCGTCCTGCAGCGTGGCAGAGAGGGAGCTGGGGAACAGCGAGGGTCTTCTCAGCACTTCAAAGGTGAAGTCAATGACTAATGCATGAAAAATCAGTAGCATCTCCagattgttgcttttttttatttattttttttatttttcttcccatgaCGTGTGGGACAGCTGCCTCGCAGGGATCGTATCTGCCAGAGACGGTGCTGCTTGCAGGCAGGGCTGTAGTAAAACCAGGGGGTCAGGCTGGCAGAGAAGCCATCGATTGTGTATGGGCACAGGGCATCGTAGCAGCCGCCGCGCCTTCGTTTGATTTCTGTTAGGCTGGGTGACGCTGTCCATGCAGATCAAGCTAAATTgacttgcctttgccaggctAGAAGTTCTTTGAAGAAGCTGCGGGAAGACTTAAGTAGTAAACTTGAGAACAGACAAGGAGATAAACAGCATGCACAGGTAACGGGAGCATTTCTCGGGCGTTAAATGACGTTGACTTATTAAAAAGATGTCATCTTCGGGTCCGGAAAATGATAGAAGGGGCCTTAAAGATTGAGGCGCTTGTGGCGAATGAAAGCCGCGTTGGCACCGTTTACAGGCAAAATTCGAAACCCACACAAGCACGTAATGAGGAGTCAGTAAGCAAAACGCATTGGCTGGCCAAATGCACTATTGCATGTTCATTTGCAGAAAAAAGCCTCGGTCTTGAGTTGCTGCGGTGCCCCAGAGCGAGCTGTCTGCATGCGACTGCGCTTTCGCGCGAGCAGCTGCGCTGGCCGGCGTTACAtccctgtccgtctgtcctttgcTTACATAGGTCGTGCTGGAAAAGCAGAACGGGAGCTGGCTGTACCCCGAGAGGCTGCGTGCTGATTCCTGGGAGGACCAGGTATGGAGCTAAAGAGGGGGATTTCAGTGCCATGGAAAGAAATACCGGTTCTAGTTCGATATCTTCCTCCCAGCAGGTAACTTCGAACCTGTTCAGCAGACGACCAGGCACTCCTGCAGCAGACTCTAGTCTTTTATCAGGGTCAGATCAGAAACAGAATGCAGCTCTATTAGAGCAATAAAAACGTGCATAATGGGTTTTTAAACCTCTGCACACGAGAGCTTTTTAGCAGAAGGGATAACAGGAATCTTAAGCTGGTAAATATTTCTCCAGCTCTTCATCTTTCCCCTGGCCGGGGCAGATGCTCTGAGCTGGGGTTTCGGGCTGGGTTGCTGTGGACCTGGTTCACGTTGCGGGGTTTCAGGTTGCCCAAGCGCGGATCAGGGTGGCATCCTGCAAACAGGGCTTGGAAGGCAACCAAAGGATAGTGTGCACGTTATCTTGAGGGCTGGAAGCTGTCGCTCAAGTGTGGGAGGTGAGGACGGGAGCGCCTTTCGTTTTTTCAAGCTGAGAAGGGATGTTACCAGGCTTTGTCACCAGCAGCGCTGCCCACGTTGGGGCGGAGGGCTCCTTTGATACCTCCCGACTGCTCATCCTCTCCTGTTACCGTCTCCACAGGAGGAGGACTGCTCAGGTGAAGACGTGGAAAAGATCCGACAGACGGCAAAAAGGCTGTTCACGAAGCTGCAGGAGGCTGAAAAGCGCcatcagctggaaaagaaagCCTTTGAGGTGATTACGCTGCACACTTCTCTGCTGGGAAAGTGTGATTTTAtgttattttggtattttttttctttttggaagtcTGAGGAGCTGCATGGGCACGCGAGTTTGGGCTGCCGGAGGTGTCTGGCTTCTTGCAGAGCAGCGGGCTCAGTGCGTGCTCTTAAAATTCAGCGGGGAGTCCAGACCTGGCCAAACCCCAGCAAACTGCCTCCCTGGTTGCCCAGAGGAGTCCGAAGACATAAATGCTTTCCCAGTTAAAAATCACCTAAAATAAAAGCGACAGCCCGGTTGGCAGGCCGTCCCCCCTAAACTCTGCCGAACCTTTCCGGCCGTAGCCAGGCTCGGTGCAAGAGAGGGGTGTTTTGCGGGGAGGGGACTGCCGGCGCGTCCCAGCGGGGCGAGCGGAGACCACGTCTGCGGTTCCCAGCCACGGTGCTGGGCTGTTGCGGCCGTGCTGGCTGTTGTGGTCTCTCTTGGAGCTCTTCATCTGCGGGGCCGTTTGCTGTAGAGAGGGGCGAGCTGACCGGGAGGCACCCGGACCCATCGCGCGGGTCTCCTCACCTGCCGAGCGGTGCTGACGAAGCTGCCACGTTcgctttcctcccttcctcagcCCTGGTGATTAATTGTCCCCTTCGGTGTGTTTTCTAGTGACTGCTCATGTCCCGGATGGGCTGGGCCTGACCGCGTCACCCTGCAGCTCCAAGCGCTGGTGGCAGCGGTGACGTCCCGGCTCGCATCCTGTCCTGCAGACCAAACTGGTCCCAGCAAGCCTGGGGGGTTCCCTGCAGCGGGACGGGGGACAGCGTCCGCTGGGGAAGTGGGTTTGAGTGGCGACCGCTTCCTCCGGCGCAGGGACGTCCGCCTGCCCGCAGCGGTGGCACGTGCCCCAAGGACATGTCCTTGCGTGTAGGAAGTCGCGTGGTTTGGTGGCATTTTGGGGTCTTCGGTCAGCTGTGGTGCTGACTGCGGGCTCTGAGCCCGGGTGGAGatcccggggagggcagggatgggtGTTCTGGCAGCTGTTGATCCTGCCAGCGCTGTCCAGGTGTTCTCGGTGTGCCTTGTTGTCTGAGCCTGCTCTCCAGCTGGCGCGGGGACCCACGGGGACACCCTTGTCCCTCTCGGCTCCTGAGCCGTTGCTGCTGGCTGCCGAGGTCGGTTCCTGGGGCAGGTGGCCTGAGAGGAGCCTGCGAACAGCCCCAGAGCGCGTGTGGCTGGGAACGAACACGTCTCTTGCGTTTGAGGAGCCTTTATTGCTACAGCGTTGAAGCGCTCGCTCCTTTGAAGTGCTTTGAAGCCGGGGAGCTTTCTGAAGAACCTCTTCTCTCTGAAGCATGTCGGGCTGTTTGCTGAGACGCCCGGCTGCCTTCAGCAACATCTGCCTGCCAAGGCTTCGAGCACCGGTGCGGCTTCAAAACCTTGCTGGGGAGAAGGGCGCCGGCGGCTCGGGCGTCCGGGCGCGCCAGGGTCGGGGGTAAAGGCATCTCCGTCTCCTTTGCAGAGGATGGTCTCGCAGTACCAGGAGGAAGCGGAGCAGACGAGCTCTGCCCTGCGGAGAGCGGAGAAGAGCgtggtggagaaggaggtggaggtggaTGAGCTGCAGAGACTCCTGGCAGGGATGGAGAAGGTACCGGCCCTGAA from Calonectris borealis chromosome 29, bCalBor7.hap1.2, whole genome shotgun sequence includes:
- the TUFT1 gene encoding tuftelin isoform X2, producing the protein MNGLQGWCAVLDVRPHGESPESVKVLRLTLPNDLPGDRREQAKQKPVGKAFAMVANRSSNGHSLASECIKSNDGDEEIIKVYLKARAEGSMNHEEHVNQLKSEVRYIQEVVLEKQNGSWLYPERLRADSWEDQEEDCSGEDVEKIRQTAKRLFTKLQEAEKRHQLEKKAFERMVSQYQEEAEQTSSALRRAEKSVVEKEVEVDELQRLLAGMEKEHRSLLLKMKEGEAELARLRSVEGDKLAEQDRSAQLEKEVAMLREKIHHLDDMLKSQQRKVRQMIEQLQNSKTVIQAKDAVIQELKERVAYLEAENLEMHDRIEHLIEKQVSRGGHSSRVRSKSEYVSSKRLTGPKPLPLIRVVET
- the TUFT1 gene encoding tuftelin isoform X1 translates to MNGLQGWCAVLDVRPHGESPESVKVLRLTLPNDLPGDRREQAKQKPVGKAFAMVANRSSNGHSLASECIKSNDGDEEIIKVYLKARAEGSMNHEEHVNQLKSEVRYIQEARSSLKKLREDLSSKLENRQGDKQHAQVVLEKQNGSWLYPERLRADSWEDQEEDCSGEDVEKIRQTAKRLFTKLQEAEKRHQLEKKAFERMVSQYQEEAEQTSSALRRAEKSVVEKEVEVDELQRLLAGMEKEHRSLLLKMKEGEAELARLRSVEGDKLAEQDRSAQLEKEVAMLREKIHHLDDMLKSQQRKVRQMIEQLQNSKTVIQAKDAVIQELKERVAYLEAENLEMHDRIEHLIEKQVSRGGHSSRVRSKSEYVSSKRLTGPKPLPLIRVVET